The following proteins come from a genomic window of Pseudomonas sp. Z8(2022):
- a CDS encoding hybrid sensor histidine kinase/response regulator, which yields MLRKIEAKVLIVDDLPENLLALRSLIQSEDRTVFEASGADEALSLLLEHEFALAILDVKMPGMNGFELAELMRGTEKTKHIPIIFVSAVGRDMDYAFRGYESGAVDFLHKPLSPFEVRSKVAMFVDLYRHRKALSMQLEVVEAARREQEALLAELRETQAELQKAVEMRDVFMSIASHELRTPLNGLILDVQLRRLRLEQGRMDAFTADKLREMVARDERQIRSLSRLIDDMLDISRIRTGKLSVRPQPGDLGVLAGSVVEALAAQFASTGSHIELHVEGPAPVMMDEFRIEQVLANLLTNALRYGAGKPVSVRVRAEGEMIRAEVRDQGVGISEADQRRVFEQFERVSGTSVAQGLGLGLFISEQIVQAHGGRIELTSRLGEGSCFSVVLPRRE from the coding sequence ATGTTAAGGAAGATTGAAGCCAAGGTACTGATCGTCGACGATCTGCCGGAAAATCTGCTGGCACTGCGCTCACTGATCCAGAGTGAGGACCGCACCGTGTTCGAGGCCAGCGGTGCCGATGAGGCGCTGTCGCTGCTGCTCGAGCATGAGTTCGCCCTGGCCATTCTCGACGTGAAGATGCCGGGCATGAACGGCTTCGAGCTGGCCGAGCTGATGCGCGGAACGGAGAAGACCAAGCACATTCCGATCATCTTCGTCAGCGCCGTCGGGCGCGATATGGACTACGCCTTTCGTGGTTACGAGAGCGGCGCGGTGGACTTCCTGCACAAGCCGCTGTCGCCCTTCGAGGTGCGCAGCAAGGTGGCGATGTTCGTCGACCTCTACCGCCACCGCAAGGCGCTGAGCATGCAGCTGGAGGTGGTCGAGGCCGCGCGCCGCGAGCAGGAGGCGTTGCTTGCCGAGTTGCGTGAGACACAGGCCGAGCTGCAGAAGGCGGTGGAGATGCGCGACGTGTTCATGTCCATCGCCTCGCACGAGCTGCGTACGCCGCTCAACGGCCTGATCCTCGATGTGCAACTGCGCCGGCTGCGCCTGGAACAGGGGCGCATGGACGCCTTCACCGCCGACAAGCTGCGGGAGATGGTCGCCCGCGACGAGCGGCAGATTCGCAGCCTGAGCCGCCTGATCGACGACATGCTGGATATTTCGCGTATCCGTACCGGCAAGCTTTCCGTGAGGCCGCAGCCGGGTGATCTCGGTGTGCTCGCCGGCAGCGTGGTCGAGGCCCTGGCTGCACAGTTCGCCAGTACCGGCAGCCATATCGAACTGCATGTGGAAGGGCCGGCGCCGGTGATGATGGACGAGTTCCGCATCGAGCAGGTCCTGGCCAATCTGCTGACCAACGCCTTGCGCTATGGTGCTGGCAAACCGGTGTCGGTACGGGTCCGTGCCGAGGGCGAGATGATTCGCGCCGAGGTGAGGGATCAGGGGGTGGGGATCTCTGAAGCTGACCAGCGACGGGTTTTCGAGCAGTTCGAACGCGTATCCGGTACCAGCGTCGCTCAGGGGCTGGGGCTCGGCCTGTTCATCAGCGAACAGATCGTTCAGGCCCATGGTGGCCGTATCGAACTGACCAGCCGTCTTGGTGAGGGCTCCTGCTTCAGTGTCGTGCTGCCGCGCCGTGAATGA
- a CDS encoding chemotaxis protein CheB, whose translation MNGQRIKLRGQVRAPLRALLIGASAGGVEALLGLLEDLPPDYRLPVVCLLHQPDRSDSLLADLLARRLKLPAKEAEDKEYLRPGMVYVAPAGYHLSIETERCFSLSREEPRHFSRPSIDILFESAADAYGDQLAAALLTGANEDGAAGLLAIHKAGGLTLVQEPADAQVPTMPNAALALFKPDFLLSINAMRLLLAELDAPPC comes from the coding sequence ATGAACGGCCAACGAATCAAGCTGCGCGGCCAGGTTCGTGCACCGCTGCGGGCACTGCTGATTGGCGCCTCGGCCGGCGGGGTGGAAGCGCTGCTGGGGCTGCTCGAAGACCTGCCGCCGGACTACCGACTGCCGGTGGTGTGCCTGCTGCATCAGCCGGATCGCAGCGACAGTCTGCTCGCCGATCTGCTGGCGCGGCGCCTGAAATTGCCGGCCAAGGAGGCCGAGGACAAGGAATACCTGCGCCCCGGCATGGTCTACGTGGCGCCGGCGGGTTACCACCTGTCCATCGAAACCGAGCGCTGCTTCTCCCTCAGCCGTGAGGAGCCGCGACATTTCTCGCGGCCGTCCATCGACATTCTTTTCGAGTCCGCGGCCGATGCCTACGGTGATCAGCTGGCGGCTGCGCTGCTCACCGGCGCCAACGAGGATGGCGCCGCCGGCCTGCTGGCCATTCACAAGGCCGGTGGTCTTACGCTGGTGCAGGAGCCGGCCGACGCGCAGGTGCCCACCATGCCGAATGCCGCGCTGGCGCTGTTCAAACCGGACTTTCTCCTGTCTATCAATGCCATGCGCCTGTTGCTGGCCGAACTGGATGCTCCGCCATGTTAA
- a CDS encoding CheR family methyltransferase, with translation MPDEIELRLLIEAIYLRYSYDFRDYSKASLKRRVRQAQVQLDCPTISALQERILHEPQAFMQLLQYLTIPVSEMFRDPGYFLALRQQVVPLLHTYPSLKVWVAGCSTGEEVYSLAILLHEEGLLERTMIYATDINPHSLEKAEQGIFALDNLRTYTQNYQLSGGKRAFSDYYSEAYDRVLFDKSLRANVTFADHSLATDSVFAETHLVSCRNVLIYFNRDLQDRALGLFHESLCHRGFLGLGSKESLDFSAYAQQFEAVSRPERIFRKR, from the coding sequence ATGCCTGATGAAATAGAGCTGCGCCTGCTGATCGAGGCGATCTACCTGCGATACAGCTACGACTTTCGCGATTACTCGAAAGCCTCGCTCAAGCGCCGCGTGCGCCAGGCACAGGTGCAGCTCGACTGCCCGACCATCTCGGCGTTGCAGGAACGCATCCTGCACGAGCCGCAGGCCTTCATGCAGCTGTTGCAGTACCTCACCATCCCGGTCAGCGAGATGTTCCGCGACCCCGGCTACTTTCTCGCCCTGCGCCAGCAGGTGGTGCCGCTGCTGCACACCTACCCCTCACTGAAGGTCTGGGTGGCCGGCTGCAGCACCGGCGAGGAGGTGTACTCCCTGGCCATCCTGCTGCATGAGGAAGGCCTGCTGGAGCGCACCATGATCTACGCCACCGACATCAATCCACATTCGCTGGAAAAGGCCGAACAGGGCATCTTTGCCCTCGACAATCTGCGCACCTACACCCAGAACTACCAACTCTCCGGCGGCAAGCGGGCGTTCTCCGACTACTACTCGGAAGCCTATGACCGCGTGCTGTTCGACAAGTCGCTGCGGGCCAACGTGACCTTCGCCGACCACAGCCTGGCCACCGACAGCGTGTTCGCCGAAACCCATCTGGTCTCGTGCCGCAACGTGCTGATCTATTTCAACCGCGACCTGCAGGACCGCGCGCTCGGCCTGTTCCACGAGTCCCTCTGTCACCGTGGCTTTCTCGGCCTGGGCAGCAAGGAAAGCCTGGACTTCTCCGCCTATGCCCAGCAGTTCGAGGCGGTATCGCGGCCCGAGCGGATTTTCCGCAAACGATGA
- a CDS encoding response regulator, which yields MDEKGFRRILNRNVGLPLGLGLIGALFFAVLIGYLLNVIRWVEHTDQVLNRASEVYKLTLDLETGMRGFLLSGDDDYLAPYEQARGKFRPLTEQVIDMVGDNPAQVQRLERLLALQEQWDQFARDVIDRRRDGGNYLQEIARGRGKNLTDGMRRELDTFINSERELRRQRNADVSSTTLWGAGIYLVVSILFSAMLALFGRRELMNLSQTYSKTLAKQADYAEEQRRRAWLGGGQTLLAERLLGQPQVQELADRSLEFLAEYLNCVVAALYLRNEHSGDLTRVSGYGFSEDASLKEHFYKGEGLVGQAARRRRLICLDELPVDYIKVASSLGEGQPVSVVLVPLQSEDRVNGVIELAFMRKLDLREREFLEAISGSVGTTLEAARYRQRLQEVLDQTQQLNEELQTQQEELRAANEELEQQARVLKESQAHLETQQAELEQTNEKLSEQAQVLADQRDELDQRNTTLGRIQAQLEERAEELQRASRYKSEFLANMSHELRTPLNSSLILAKLLAENGNGNLDDEQVKFAESIYSAGNDLLNLINDILDIAKVEAGKLEVRPERTQLASMLESLRDVFVPMAGERGLDFRIEQQGELPQVLFTDRQRAEQILRNLLSNAFKFTDRGGVTLSVSRQDDHYLAFAVRDTGIGIAADQQQAIFEAFRQADGTTNRRYGGTGLGLSISRDLAGLLGGSISVSSAPGEGSTFTLLLPERMVEGVAQSKPMETLQVMAPQPVPATPEIPASASAMPRTPAPFADDREQLEERGGRRVLVVEDEVRFARILFDLAHELGYACLVATSADEGLELAQQYRPDAILLDMRLPDGSGLSVLQRLKDDAQTRHIPVHVVSVEDQTEAALHLGAVGYALKPTSREQLKEVFGKLEAKLNQQVKRVLLVEDDPLQRDSVARLIGDEDIEITAVALAGEALEKLRETVFDCMIIDLKLPDMLGNELLRRMAEEDICSFPPVIVYTGRNLTRDEEAELLKYSRSIIIKGARSPERLLDEVTLFLHKVEAELSSERQRMLKTARSRDKLFEGRRLLLVDDDVRNIFALSSALEQKGAAVEVARNGHEALAKLRERDDIDLVLMDVMMPEMDGYEATRQIRQEERWKNLPIIAVTAKAMKDDQERCREAGANDYLAKPIDLDRLFSLIRVWMPKLERL from the coding sequence CACACCGACCAGGTGCTCAACCGGGCCAGCGAGGTATACAAGCTGACCCTGGATCTGGAAACCGGTATGCGCGGCTTTCTGCTCAGTGGCGACGATGACTACCTCGCGCCTTACGAACAGGCGCGTGGCAAGTTTCGTCCGCTGACCGAACAGGTCATCGACATGGTCGGGGACAACCCGGCGCAGGTGCAGCGGCTCGAGCGCCTGCTGGCATTGCAGGAGCAGTGGGACCAGTTCGCCCGGGACGTCATAGACAGGCGTCGCGATGGTGGCAACTACCTGCAGGAAATTGCCCGGGGGCGCGGCAAGAACCTCACTGACGGCATGCGCCGCGAGCTCGATACCTTCATCAACAGCGAGCGCGAGTTGCGCCGGCAGCGCAATGCCGATGTCAGCAGCACCACGCTCTGGGGCGCCGGCATCTACCTAGTGGTCAGCATTCTGTTCAGCGCCATGCTGGCCCTGTTCGGCCGTCGTGAACTGATGAACCTCTCGCAGACCTACTCCAAGACCCTGGCCAAGCAGGCTGACTATGCCGAGGAGCAGAGACGCCGCGCCTGGCTGGGCGGTGGCCAGACGCTGTTGGCGGAGCGCCTGCTCGGCCAGCCACAGGTGCAGGAGCTTGCCGACCGTTCTCTCGAATTTCTGGCCGAATATCTCAACTGCGTGGTCGCGGCGCTGTATTTGCGCAATGAGCACAGCGGCGATCTGACGCGTGTTTCCGGCTACGGCTTCAGCGAAGACGCCAGCCTCAAGGAGCATTTCTACAAGGGCGAGGGGCTGGTCGGGCAGGCTGCCCGCCGGCGTCGTCTGATCTGTCTGGACGAATTGCCGGTCGACTACATCAAGGTCGCTTCGAGCCTCGGCGAAGGGCAGCCGGTCAGCGTTGTTCTGGTGCCGCTGCAGTCCGAAGATCGCGTCAACGGCGTGATCGAGCTGGCTTTCATGCGCAAGCTCGATCTGCGTGAGCGCGAGTTCCTCGAAGCCATTTCCGGCAGCGTTGGCACGACCCTGGAGGCCGCGCGTTATCGCCAGCGCCTGCAGGAGGTGCTCGATCAGACCCAGCAACTCAACGAGGAGCTGCAGACTCAGCAGGAAGAACTGCGCGCCGCCAACGAGGAGCTGGAGCAGCAGGCGCGGGTGCTCAAGGAGTCCCAGGCGCACCTGGAAACCCAGCAGGCCGAGCTGGAACAGACCAACGAGAAGCTCTCCGAGCAGGCTCAGGTGCTGGCCGACCAGCGCGACGAGCTGGACCAGCGCAATACCACGCTGGGCCGCATCCAGGCCCAGCTCGAAGAGCGCGCCGAGGAACTGCAGCGCGCCAGCCGCTACAAGTCCGAGTTCCTCGCCAACATGAGCCATGAGCTACGCACGCCGCTCAACAGCTCGCTGATCCTGGCCAAGCTGCTGGCGGAAAACGGCAACGGCAACCTCGACGACGAACAGGTCAAATTCGCCGAATCGATCTATTCGGCCGGCAACGATCTGCTCAATCTGATCAACGACATCCTCGACATCGCCAAGGTCGAGGCCGGCAAGCTCGAAGTGCGCCCGGAGCGCACCCAGCTGGCGAGCATGCTGGAAAGCCTGCGCGACGTGTTCGTACCGATGGCCGGCGAACGTGGTCTGGATTTCCGCATCGAGCAGCAGGGCGAGCTGCCACAGGTGCTGTTCACCGATCGCCAGCGCGCCGAGCAGATTCTGCGCAACCTGCTGTCCAATGCCTTCAAGTTCACCGACCGTGGCGGCGTGACCCTCAGCGTGTCGCGCCAGGACGATCATTACCTGGCCTTCGCCGTACGCGATACCGGCATCGGCATCGCGGCGGACCAGCAACAGGCGATCTTCGAGGCGTTCCGCCAGGCCGACGGCACCACCAACCGGCGTTATGGCGGCACCGGTCTGGGTCTGTCCATCTCGCGTGACCTGGCTGGGCTGCTGGGCGGCTCCATCTCCGTCAGCAGCGCGCCCGGTGAGGGCAGTACCTTCACCCTGCTGCTGCCCGAGCGGATGGTCGAAGGCGTGGCCCAAAGCAAACCGATGGAGACGCTTCAGGTGATGGCACCGCAACCTGTGCCGGCCACTCCCGAGATCCCCGCTTCAGCTTCGGCGATGCCGCGTACACCGGCGCCTTTCGCCGATGACCGTGAGCAGCTCGAAGAGCGTGGCGGTCGCCGCGTGCTGGTGGTGGAGGATGAAGTGCGCTTCGCCCGCATCCTCTTCGACCTGGCTCACGAACTGGGCTATGCCTGTCTGGTCGCTACCAGCGCGGATGAGGGCCTGGAGCTGGCGCAGCAGTACCGCCCCGACGCGATCCTGCTCGATATGCGCCTGCCCGATGGCTCCGGCCTCAGCGTGCTGCAGCGCCTGAAGGACGACGCGCAGACCCGCCATATTCCGGTTCACGTGGTTTCGGTCGAGGACCAGACCGAGGCGGCCCTGCACCTGGGCGCTGTCGGCTACGCGCTCAAGCCCACCAGCCGTGAGCAGCTCAAGGAGGTGTTCGGCAAGCTGGAGGCCAAGCTCAACCAGCAGGTCAAACGTGTGTTGCTGGTGGAGGACGACCCGCTGCAACGCGACAGCGTTGCCCGCCTGATCGGCGACGAAGACATCGAGATCACCGCCGTCGCCCTGGCTGGCGAAGCCTTGGAGAAGCTGCGCGAGACCGTGTTCGACTGCATGATCATCGACCTCAAGTTGCCCGACATGCTCGGCAACGAGCTGTTGCGGCGCATGGCCGAGGAGGACATCTGCTCCTTCCCGCCGGTGATCGTCTACACCGGGCGCAACCTGACCCGCGACGAGGAAGCCGAGCTGCTCAAGTATTCGCGCTCGATCATCATCAAGGGCGCGCGTTCGCCGGAGCGCCTGCTCGACGAGGTCACCCTGTTTCTGCACAAGGTCGAGGCCGAGCTGTCCAGCGAGCGTCAGCGCATGCTCAAGACCGCACGCAGCCGCGACAAGCTGTTCGAGGGACGGCGCCTGCTACTGGTGGACGACGATGTGCGCAACATCTTCGCCCTTTCCAGTGCGCTGGAGCAGAAGGGTGCCGCGGTCGAGGTGGCGCGCAACGGTCATGAGGCACTGGCCAAGCTGCGCGAGCGCGACGACATCGACCTGGTGCTGATGGACGTAATGATGCCGGAGATGGACGGCTACGAGGCCACCCGGCAGATTCGTCAGGAAGAGCGCTGGAAGAACCTGCCGATCATTGCGGTGACGGCCAAGGCGATGAAGGATGATCAGGAGCGCTGCCGTGAGGCCGGCGCCAACGATTACCTGGCCAAACCCATCGACCTGGATCGCCTGTTCTCTCTGATCCGCGTGTGGATGCCCAAGCTGGAGCGTCTGTGA